A genomic region of Chaetodon auriga isolate fChaAug3 chromosome 11, fChaAug3.hap1, whole genome shotgun sequence contains the following coding sequences:
- the yipf3 gene encoding protein YIPF3 isoform X3 produces MSVSSGNRNTNTEPWGSFDDNLIQGGGSAVIDMENMDDTSGSSFEDMGEMHQRMKEEEEVAAEAAATEDDSTEDGEFLGMKGLKGQLGRQVADEVWQAGKRQASRAFNLYANIDILRPYFDVEPVQVRSRLIESMIPVRMINFPQKIAGELYGPLMLVFTLVAILLHGMKTSGTVIREGTLMGTAIGTCFGYWLGVSSFIYFLAYLVNAQITMLQMLSLLGYGLFGHCIVLLISYNIHFHFLFYVLWLLLGGLSTLRMVAALLSRTVGKTPRLLLCGTVSFLHMLFLLYLHFAYHKIVEGLLDSLEGPNFVPMQRVARDVPEVLLNAT; encoded by the exons ATGTCTGTGAGCTCCGGGAACAGAAACACGAACACGGAACCGTGGGGAAGCTTCGATGATAACCTCATCCAG GGCGGCGGCTCGGCCGTCATCGACATGGAGAACATGGACGACACGTCGGGCTCCAGCTTCGAGGACATGGGAGAGATGCAccagaggatgaaggaggaggaggaggtggctgcCGAGGCTGCCGCCACCGAGGACGACAGCACGGAGGATGGAGAGTTTCTGGGCATGAAGGGGTTAAAGGGCCAGCTGGGTCGACAGGTGGCTGATGAG gtgtggCAGGCGGGGAAGCGTCAGGCCTCCAGAGCCTTCAACCTGTACGCCAACATCGACATCCTGAGGCCGTACTTTGACGTGGAGCCGGTGCAGGTCCGCAGCAG GCTGATTGAGTCCATGATACCTGTTCGCATGATCAACTTCCCCCAG AAGATAGCAGGTGAGCTGTATGGTCCTCTGATGCTGGTCTTCACTCTGGTGGCGATCCTGCTTCACGGCATGAAGACGTCAGGAACCGTCATC agggAGGGGACTCTGATGGGAACAGCTATAGGAACATGTTTTGGTTACTGGCTCGGTGTGTCCTCCTTCATCTACTTCCTGGCGTACCTGGTCAATGCTCAGATCACTATGCTGCAGATGCTCTCCCTGCTG GGTTACGGTCTGTTTGGTCACTGCATAGTGCTCCTCATCTCCTACAACAtccacttccacttcctgttctaCGTCCTGTGGCTGCTTCTTGGAGGACTGTCCACTCTGCGCATG GTAGCGGCTCTGCTGTCTCGGACGGTCGGTAAGactcctcgtctcctcctctgtgggaCGGTGTCTTTCCTCCACATGCTCTTCCTGCTCTACCTTCACTTCGCCTACCACAAGATTGTAGAAG GACTGCTGGACTCTCTGGAAGGACCCAACTTTGTTCCAATGCAGCGGGTGGCCAGAGACGTGCCTGAAGTGTTGTTGAATGCCACA TGA
- the yipf3 gene encoding protein YIPF3 isoform X2 — translation MSVSSGNRNTNTEPWGSFDDNLIQGGGSAVIDMENMDDTSGSSFEDMGEMHQRMKEEEEVAAEAAATEDDSTEDGEFLGMKGLKGQLGRQVADEVWQAGKRQASRAFNLYANIDILRPYFDVEPVQVRSRLIESMIPVRMINFPQKIAGELYGPLMLVFTLVAILLHGMKTSGTVIREGTLMGTAIGTCFGYWLGVSSFIYFLAYLVNAQITMLQMLSLLGYGLFGHCIVLLISYNIHFHFLFYVLWLLLGGLSTLRMVAALLSRTVGKTPRLLLCGTVSFLHMLFLLYLHFAYHKIVEGLLDSLEGPNFVPMQRVARDVPEVLLNATVRSLGAQLGTQLSAH, via the exons ATGTCTGTGAGCTCCGGGAACAGAAACACGAACACGGAACCGTGGGGAAGCTTCGATGATAACCTCATCCAG GGCGGCGGCTCGGCCGTCATCGACATGGAGAACATGGACGACACGTCGGGCTCCAGCTTCGAGGACATGGGAGAGATGCAccagaggatgaaggaggaggaggaggtggctgcCGAGGCTGCCGCCACCGAGGACGACAGCACGGAGGATGGAGAGTTTCTGGGCATGAAGGGGTTAAAGGGCCAGCTGGGTCGACAGGTGGCTGATGAG gtgtggCAGGCGGGGAAGCGTCAGGCCTCCAGAGCCTTCAACCTGTACGCCAACATCGACATCCTGAGGCCGTACTTTGACGTGGAGCCGGTGCAGGTCCGCAGCAG GCTGATTGAGTCCATGATACCTGTTCGCATGATCAACTTCCCCCAG AAGATAGCAGGTGAGCTGTATGGTCCTCTGATGCTGGTCTTCACTCTGGTGGCGATCCTGCTTCACGGCATGAAGACGTCAGGAACCGTCATC agggAGGGGACTCTGATGGGAACAGCTATAGGAACATGTTTTGGTTACTGGCTCGGTGTGTCCTCCTTCATCTACTTCCTGGCGTACCTGGTCAATGCTCAGATCACTATGCTGCAGATGCTCTCCCTGCTG GGTTACGGTCTGTTTGGTCACTGCATAGTGCTCCTCATCTCCTACAACAtccacttccacttcctgttctaCGTCCTGTGGCTGCTTCTTGGAGGACTGTCCACTCTGCGCATG GTAGCGGCTCTGCTGTCTCGGACGGTCGGTAAGactcctcgtctcctcctctgtgggaCGGTGTCTTTCCTCCACATGCTCTTCCTGCTCTACCTTCACTTCGCCTACCACAAGATTGTAGAAG GACTGCTGGACTCTCTGGAAGGACCCAACTTTGTTCCAATGCAGCGGGTGGCCAGAGACGTGCCTGAAGTGTTGTTGAATGCCACAGTGAGGAGC CTGGGGGCCCAGCTGGGGACCCAGCTGAGTGCCCACTGA
- the yipf3 gene encoding protein YIPF3 isoform X1 encodes MSVSSGNRNTNTEPWGSFDDNLIQGGGSAVIDMENMDDTSGSSFEDMGEMHQRMKEEEEVAAEAAATEDDSTEDGEFLGMKGLKGQLGRQVADEVWQAGKRQASRAFNLYANIDILRPYFDVEPVQVRSRLIESMIPVRMINFPQKIAGELYGPLMLVFTLVAILLHGMKTSGTVIREGTLMGTAIGTCFGYWLGVSSFIYFLAYLVNAQITMLQMLSLLGYGLFGHCIVLLISYNIHFHFLFYVLWLLLGGLSTLRMVAALLSRTVGKTPRLLLCGTVSFLHMLFLLYLHFAYHKIVEGLLDSLEGPNFVPMQRVARDVPEVLLNATVRSLGAQLGTQLRAQ; translated from the exons ATGTCTGTGAGCTCCGGGAACAGAAACACGAACACGGAACCGTGGGGAAGCTTCGATGATAACCTCATCCAG GGCGGCGGCTCGGCCGTCATCGACATGGAGAACATGGACGACACGTCGGGCTCCAGCTTCGAGGACATGGGAGAGATGCAccagaggatgaaggaggaggaggaggtggctgcCGAGGCTGCCGCCACCGAGGACGACAGCACGGAGGATGGAGAGTTTCTGGGCATGAAGGGGTTAAAGGGCCAGCTGGGTCGACAGGTGGCTGATGAG gtgtggCAGGCGGGGAAGCGTCAGGCCTCCAGAGCCTTCAACCTGTACGCCAACATCGACATCCTGAGGCCGTACTTTGACGTGGAGCCGGTGCAGGTCCGCAGCAG GCTGATTGAGTCCATGATACCTGTTCGCATGATCAACTTCCCCCAG AAGATAGCAGGTGAGCTGTATGGTCCTCTGATGCTGGTCTTCACTCTGGTGGCGATCCTGCTTCACGGCATGAAGACGTCAGGAACCGTCATC agggAGGGGACTCTGATGGGAACAGCTATAGGAACATGTTTTGGTTACTGGCTCGGTGTGTCCTCCTTCATCTACTTCCTGGCGTACCTGGTCAATGCTCAGATCACTATGCTGCAGATGCTCTCCCTGCTG GGTTACGGTCTGTTTGGTCACTGCATAGTGCTCCTCATCTCCTACAACAtccacttccacttcctgttctaCGTCCTGTGGCTGCTTCTTGGAGGACTGTCCACTCTGCGCATG GTAGCGGCTCTGCTGTCTCGGACGGTCGGTAAGactcctcgtctcctcctctgtgggaCGGTGTCTTTCCTCCACATGCTCTTCCTGCTCTACCTTCACTTCGCCTACCACAAGATTGTAGAAG GACTGCTGGACTCTCTGGAAGGACCCAACTTTGTTCCAATGCAGCGGGTGGCCAGAGACGTGCCTGAAGTGTTGTTGAATGCCACAGTGAGGAGCCTGGGGGCCCAGCTGGGGACCCAGCTGAGGGCCCAGTGA
- the dnph1 gene encoding 5-hydroxymethyl-dUMP N-hydrolase isoform X2, producing the protein MKVYFCGSIRGGRDDVHVYRRIVEKLRSYGTVLTEHVSSSQLSDRGEDATAAGDRAIHDRDVDWLRQSDVIVAEVTQPSLGVGYELGRAVDMKKKIFCLFRPSSGRSEDTSFLPFLLPSILPSFLPSFLPAMSFHT; encoded by the exons ATGAAGGTGTATTTCTGCGGGAGTATCCGCGGCGGCAGAGATGACGTGCACGTGTACCGGAGGATCGTTGAGAAGCTGCGGAGCTACGGGACCGTGCTGACTGAGCACGTGAGCAGCAGCCAGCTCAGcgacagag gAGAGGAcgccacagcagcaggagaccGAGCCATTCATGACCGAGACGTGGACTGGCTGCGACAGTCTGACG tgatcGTGGCAGAGGTGACGCAGCCGTCTCTGGGCGTCGGATATGAGCTCGGCCGAGCCGTcgacatgaagaagaagatctTCTGCTTGTTCAGACCGTCATCAGGACGCAGTGAGGACACGTCCTTCCTTCCattcctccttccttccatccttccatccttccttccttccttccttccagcTATGTCCTTCCATACTTGA